A genome region from Pseudanabaena sp. Chao 1811 includes the following:
- a CDS encoding glycosyltransferase, with protein MAAVWLLLYGLNAYWLTAVHKPRRSLRKQLVLPKLNPAREYQTAQVAASPSSSSGALAVNNFDNFDQFRLEKSFNNNFSNYALAVEMPEHYTVADEDLPLVTIQLPIFNERYVSRRLVDAVCLLDYPRDRMQIQVLDDSTDDTQALLSETVQEYQNKGFWIEYIHRVNRSGFKAGALHDAMPLVQGNYIAIFDADFIPSINWLKDTIRHYVNNPDAKVAVVQTRWGHINSEYSLLTKLQSTGIDGHFAIEQQARCNNDYFLNFNGTAGIWNRQAIIDAGGWHADTLAEDMDLSYRAQLKGWKIVYDNNIVAPAELPVAMLAFKLQQFRWAKGSIQCAKKLIGQLWKADLPFVVKFQATMHLTGYSAHPLMLLLILLSIPLMLLANNEALSLRISIEGAWSIFMLPATFGPPFLYFHAQKDLYPKSWHRRIGRIFLLAVLGTGISWSNSRAVFAGLSNTGANFRRTPKFDIKNKSDRWENKAYKIPLDATAWIELGLCVYSILASTIAFNKGLYITLPFMVLYAVSYGYVGGLTLWQSWQQSRN; from the coding sequence GTGGCAGCAGTGTGGCTACTACTTTATGGGCTAAATGCTTATTGGCTCACTGCTGTCCATAAGCCTAGACGTTCTCTGCGGAAACAGCTTGTTTTGCCGAAGCTCAACCCTGCCAGAGAATACCAAACAGCGCAGGTTGCAGCGTCGCCATCATCGAGTTCAGGGGCGCTCGCTGTCAATAATTTTGATAATTTCGATCAGTTTCGTCTCGAAAAAAGCTTTAACAATAATTTTTCTAATTATGCTTTGGCAGTTGAGATGCCTGAGCATTATACAGTTGCCGATGAAGACTTGCCCTTGGTCACAATCCAGCTACCGATCTTTAATGAGCGCTATGTTTCGCGCCGATTAGTAGATGCAGTGTGCTTGTTAGACTATCCACGCGATCGAATGCAGATTCAAGTACTGGATGACTCCACCGACGACACTCAAGCCCTGCTTAGCGAAACTGTCCAAGAATACCAAAACAAAGGTTTTTGGATTGAATATATTCATCGTGTGAATCGTTCTGGCTTCAAGGCGGGGGCATTACATGATGCGATGCCCCTTGTGCAGGGAAATTACATTGCGATTTTTGACGCGGACTTCATTCCATCCATAAACTGGCTCAAAGACACCATCCGCCATTATGTCAATAACCCTGATGCTAAGGTTGCGGTTGTCCAAACTCGGTGGGGACATATTAACTCTGAGTATTCATTGCTGACGAAGTTGCAATCAACAGGCATTGATGGACATTTTGCGATCGAGCAACAGGCACGTTGTAATAACGATTATTTCTTGAATTTCAACGGAACTGCGGGTATTTGGAATCGCCAAGCGATTATTGATGCAGGTGGTTGGCACGCCGATACCCTTGCCGAAGATATGGATTTGAGCTATCGCGCTCAACTCAAAGGCTGGAAAATTGTTTATGACAACAATATTGTTGCGCCTGCGGAATTGCCTGTGGCAATGCTCGCTTTCAAATTGCAACAATTTCGTTGGGCAAAGGGCAGTATTCAGTGTGCTAAGAAATTAATTGGGCAGCTCTGGAAAGCGGATCTGCCATTTGTGGTGAAATTCCAAGCCACCATGCACTTAACAGGCTATTCGGCACATCCTTTGATGCTGCTCCTGATTTTGCTCTCGATCCCACTGATGCTATTAGCAAATAATGAGGCGCTCAGCCTACGCATTTCCATTGAGGGCGCTTGGTCAATCTTTATGTTGCCTGCCACCTTTGGCCCTCCATTTTTGTACTTCCATGCTCAAAAAGACTTGTATCCGAAATCTTGGCATCGCCGCATTGGACGTATTTTCCTCTTAGCCGTTTTGGGTACTGGCATTTCTTGGAGCAATAGCCGAGCCGTATTTGCTGGTTTATCAAATACTGGCGCAAATTTCCGCCGCACGCCTAAGTTTGACATTAAAAACAAGAGCGATCGCTGGGAAAACAAGGCATATAAAATTCCCCTTGATGCGACTGCATGGATCGAGCTTGGCTTATGTGTTTACAGTATTTTGGCTTCGACAATCGCCTTTAACAAAGGTCTGTATATCACCCTGCCATTTATGGTTTTGTATGCGGTCAGTTATGGATATGTCGGTGGGCTAACTCTCTGGCAGTCTTGGCAACAGTCACGGAATTAA
- the rnc gene encoding ribonuclease III, whose translation MVTMNYDHVDKVAVIVSAKLMSSTIDPRRQRELVRLLELMGLEQAKLEKVNSQGFDWLLIDRALVHPSFSTAYNNDQLEFVGDSVLRLSVSLFLQERYGDRSVGDLAALRSHLVSDKTLAEIASMYELQKYVVVSNAARNDSQALRSLLADALEALMAALYINTQNLVFIRKWLDPHMQRFAEALLAIPALGNYKVALQELTQGRWKRLPEYRNVPSEGSSLFSVEVWFDDRCWGKGQGKSIKAAQQEAAAIALQEMSQLS comes from the coding sequence ATGGTTACGATGAACTACGATCATGTTGATAAAGTTGCTGTAATTGTATCTGCAAAGCTCATGTCATCCACCATTGATCCACGCCGCCAAAGGGAATTAGTCCGTTTATTAGAACTAATGGGACTAGAGCAAGCAAAATTAGAGAAAGTCAATTCCCAAGGTTTTGATTGGCTGTTAATCGATCGCGCTTTGGTGCATCCCAGCTTTTCGACTGCCTATAACAATGATCAATTGGAGTTTGTGGGCGATAGTGTCTTGCGCCTATCGGTGAGTTTATTTTTGCAAGAACGTTATGGCGATCGCTCTGTAGGGGATTTAGCAGCTTTGCGATCGCATCTAGTTAGTGACAAAACCCTTGCTGAAATTGCCAGTATGTATGAGTTACAAAAGTATGTCGTAGTGTCTAATGCCGCAAGGAATGATTCACAGGCTTTGCGATCGCTGCTGGCGGATGCCCTTGAAGCTTTAATGGCAGCGCTATATATTAATACCCAAAATTTAGTTTTTATTCGTAAATGGCTTGACCCGCATATGCAGCGTTTTGCTGAGGCTTTGCTCGCAATTCCTGCATTGGGTAATTACAAAGTTGCGTTACAAGAGTTAACACAGGGACGCTGGAAACGCTTGCCTGAATATCGCAATGTGCCATCGGAGGGTAGTAGTTTGTTTTCTGTGGAAGTATGGTTTGATGATCGCTGTTGGGGCAAGGGACAGGGGAAAAGTATTAAAGCTGCCCAACAGGAAGCCGCGGCGATCGCTCTCCAAGAGATGTCTCAGCTTTCTTAA
- a CDS encoding ABC transporter substrate-binding protein, whose protein sequence is MTKRFFSTLCLALLATVTTIWIVACQPSTPPTTNSTSPTSATNSTAPTTTGSGGGGVKDTLRLGAVLPATGDLSSIGAPMIKSIDFLVDTVNKCGGVLGKPIAYFKEDDRTDPPAGAEATTKLVKVDNVGGIVGAFASSVSTAALAIAVPNKVVMISPGSTSPVFTERAKKGEFNGYWYRTAPPDTYQALALANLAYKKGARKVATLVINNDYGVGFEKSFMAAFEKLGGTIVNKNKPTRYDPKATTFEAEAKGAFGSKPDAVAAILYPDSGGAVIKAAFEQGLTKDVKILLTDGVKTEDFPKLIGNTPEGKLILAGALGTVPGADGKSLDTFTKAFKEKTGQDLGAFVPHSYDAAALIAIAAEAAKDGTGEGIKSKIREVANAPGQEVSDVCEAIKLVKEGKEIDYQGASGNVDLDEYGDVKGSYDVWEVQPDGKIKVIDRVSP, encoded by the coding sequence ATGACTAAAAGGTTTTTCTCAACACTTTGTCTGGCTTTACTCGCTACCGTAACCACGATTTGGATCGTAGCTTGTCAGCCTAGCACTCCACCAACTACAAATAGCACCAGTCCAACTAGTGCGACCAACTCCACAGCCCCAACTACCACAGGTTCAGGTGGTGGCGGCGTAAAAGACACCCTTCGTCTAGGAGCCGTACTACCCGCTACAGGGGATCTCTCGTCGATTGGCGCACCGATGATCAAATCTATCGATTTCCTTGTCGATACGGTGAATAAATGCGGTGGTGTCCTTGGTAAGCCGATCGCTTATTTTAAGGAAGACGATCGCACCGATCCCCCCGCAGGTGCAGAAGCAACTACCAAATTAGTGAAGGTCGATAACGTTGGCGGTATCGTTGGCGCATTTGCCAGCAGTGTATCGACCGCAGCCTTAGCGATCGCTGTCCCTAATAAAGTCGTCATGATTTCCCCAGGTAGCACCAGTCCTGTATTTACCGAACGCGCCAAGAAAGGCGAATTTAATGGCTATTGGTATCGCACTGCCCCACCTGATACCTATCAAGCTCTAGCCCTAGCCAACCTCGCTTACAAAAAAGGCGCACGTAAAGTTGCTACTCTCGTCATTAACAATGACTATGGCGTAGGGTTTGAGAAATCTTTTATGGCAGCCTTTGAAAAGCTTGGTGGCACAATTGTGAACAAAAATAAGCCCACTCGCTACGATCCTAAAGCAACCACCTTTGAGGCAGAAGCGAAGGGTGCATTTGGTAGCAAGCCCGATGCAGTTGCCGCAATTCTCTATCCCGATTCTGGCGGTGCAGTAATTAAGGCAGCCTTTGAGCAAGGTTTAACTAAAGATGTCAAAATCCTGTTGACCGATGGCGTAAAAACCGAAGACTTTCCTAAACTCATTGGCAATACCCCTGAAGGCAAGCTCATCCTCGCAGGCGCACTAGGTACTGTTCCCGGAGCCGATGGCAAGTCCCTTGACACCTTTACTAAAGCCTTTAAAGAAAAGACTGGTCAGGATCTCGGCGCATTTGTTCCCCATTCCTATGATGCGGCGGCACTGATTGCGATCGCGGCTGAGGCTGCTAAAGATGGTACTGGCGAAGGCATCAAGAGCAAAATCCGTGAAGTGGCTAATGCCCCAGGTCAGGAAGTCAGTGATGTTTGTGAAGCTATCAAACTAGTCAAAGAAGGCAAAGAAATTGACTATCAAGGCGCAAGTGGCAATGTTGATCTCGATGAATATGGCGATGTCAAAGGTAGTTATGACGTATGGGAAGTACAACCCGACGGCAAAATCAAAGTAATTGATCGCGTTTCTCCATAA
- the ebsA gene encoding type IV pilus biogenesis protein EbsA yields MAIELKAAPPQEVSIYMPYYREPSKRQALPYAISLYKQGEITGERHIEGSPAVSFMAVWRVANLPSDLALCRVTFEGNADMSYEMTLENSEFVGYLIDVVSSIRDKGYVDFPQIFYSKLFRIKLASTEGN; encoded by the coding sequence ATGGCGATCGAACTTAAAGCTGCTCCTCCGCAAGAAGTTTCCATCTACATGCCCTATTACCGAGAGCCAAGCAAACGTCAAGCTCTCCCCTACGCAATTTCTTTATACAAGCAAGGGGAAATCACAGGTGAACGTCATATCGAAGGCAGTCCTGCGGTTTCCTTTATGGCAGTGTGGCGCGTTGCCAATTTGCCCTCTGACCTCGCATTATGTCGCGTAACCTTTGAAGGTAATGCGGACATGAGCTACGAAATGACATTAGAAAACTCAGAATTTGTAGGCTACTTAATTGATGTTGTCTCCAGTATTCGAGATAAAGGCTATGTGGATTTCCCCCAAATCTTTTACAGCAAGCTCTTTAGAATCAAACTGGCTAGTACTGAAGGCAATTAA
- a CDS encoding glycoside hydrolase family 19 protein — protein MQSTATLFWVLCPAPLGGRYKSLLHPPKTMKQIEIWRSQAAATLAFLVPKIAGTSPTANDGLVDDLVRVLNNLPVRPEARQPYAGIFPAADLQTWRNRAAATLQTLVPKIQNVEGSVYDGAIDDLIRFIRQLPPRPTGRAPYSGLFAPADLATWRKQASQTLVAAIAKITAPKYTDADSKIDDLVRAMSGLPLRPILRKPYEGLYPAPNLVASRQLVAKRLQQLIDALKDDFNPKDVLVDSTIRALNNLPPRAATQEPYAGLYPPTPTTPNLLTADQLGAIAIYTSQNRLNQLLPNLNTTMQRYGITTPLRKAHFLAQTAHESDGFNTNEEYASGADYEGRRDLGNTKAGDGVRFKGRGLIQVTGRSNYAECGKALGVDLINNPQRLADYDLACLSAGWFWDSRSLNDYADNDDVIQITRIINGGLNGLDDRQDYLARAKQVFGV, from the coding sequence GTGCAAAGCACCGCAACTCTCTTTTGGGTTTTATGTCCTGCTCCACTTGGCGGCAGATATAAGTCGCTATTACATCCCCCAAAGACGATGAAACAAATTGAGATTTGGCGATCGCAAGCTGCGGCAACCCTAGCTTTTCTAGTGCCTAAAATTGCTGGAACTTCCCCTACAGCCAACGATGGTTTGGTCGATGATCTAGTGAGAGTACTCAATAATTTGCCTGTGCGACCTGAAGCGCGACAGCCCTATGCAGGGATTTTTCCTGCGGCGGATCTCCAAACTTGGCGTAATCGAGCCGCAGCTACACTCCAAACTTTAGTACCCAAAATTCAGAATGTTGAAGGTAGTGTCTATGATGGTGCGATCGATGACTTGATTCGCTTTATTCGTCAATTACCCCCACGCCCCACAGGTCGCGCGCCCTATTCAGGACTCTTTGCACCCGCCGATCTTGCCACATGGCGCAAGCAAGCATCCCAGACTTTAGTTGCCGCGATCGCCAAGATCACCGCTCCCAAGTACACCGATGCCGATAGCAAAATTGATGACTTAGTTCGAGCTATGAGCGGCTTGCCTCTACGCCCCATCCTTCGCAAACCCTATGAAGGTCTTTACCCAGCCCCCAATCTTGTTGCCTCTCGTCAATTAGTCGCAAAGCGCTTACAACAATTAATTGATGCCCTTAAAGATGATTTCAATCCCAAAGACGTACTTGTAGATAGTACGATTCGGGCTTTAAATAATTTGCCACCACGCGCTGCTACCCAAGAACCCTATGCAGGTTTGTATCCACCAACCCCAACTACTCCTAATTTACTCACAGCAGATCAATTAGGGGCGATCGCCATCTACACTAGCCAAAATCGGCTCAATCAGTTACTCCCAAACCTCAATACCACTATGCAGCGTTATGGCATTACGACCCCATTACGCAAAGCCCATTTCCTTGCTCAAACTGCCCATGAAAGCGATGGGTTTAACACCAACGAAGAATATGCCTCTGGGGCAGACTATGAAGGACGCAGAGATCTTGGCAATACCAAAGCAGGCGACGGCGTACGTTTTAAAGGTCGTGGCTTAATCCAAGTCACAGGACGCTCTAACTACGCAGAATGTGGCAAGGCTCTAGGCGTGGACTTAATCAATAATCCGCAGCGCCTCGCCGACTACGATCTTGCCTGCCTCAGTGCAGGTTGGTTTTGGGATTCGCGATCGCTCAATGACTATGCCGACAACGATGATGTCATCCAAATCACCCGAATTATCAACGGTGGGCTTAATGGTCTAGATGATCGACAAGACTATCTTGCTAGAGCCAAGCAAGTATTCGGAGTCTAG
- a CDS encoding AAA family ATPase translates to MFNLHGNLGLCGAHRTGKTTLAIALAARLNIPFVRTTTSQVFAHLGLDPAEPMDFKTRLFVQNHVLDAAEQIWQNSATPFISDRTPIDMIAYTLGDIQGKTEVDFDLLNQYIDRCFASTNQFFQNLAIIQPGIPLVYEEGKAALNAAYIEHINILVIGLCSDRRLTANVFCNAREAINLEIRILNILELLNS, encoded by the coding sequence ATGTTTAATCTTCATGGCAATCTGGGACTCTGTGGCGCACATCGCACGGGCAAGACCACATTAGCGATCGCCCTAGCCGCTCGCCTCAATATTCCCTTTGTTCGCACTACCACTAGCCAAGTTTTTGCCCATCTAGGCTTAGATCCTGCGGAACCAATGGATTTTAAAACGCGCCTGTTTGTGCAAAATCATGTCCTCGATGCTGCCGAACAAATTTGGCAAAATTCTGCAACACCCTTTATTAGCGATCGCACCCCCATCGATATGATCGCCTATACCCTCGGTGATATCCAAGGTAAAACCGAAGTGGACTTTGACTTACTCAATCAATATATAGATCGTTGCTTTGCCAGTACTAATCAATTTTTTCAAAATCTAGCAATCATTCAACCCGGAATACCCCTTGTCTACGAAGAAGGCAAAGCAGCGCTAAACGCCGCCTATATCGAGCATATTAATATCTTAGTGATCGGACTCTGTAGCGATCGCCGCCTCACCGCCAATGTATTCTGTAACGCCAGAGAAGCGATCAACCTTGAAATAAGAATACTTAATATTTTGGAGCTGTTGAATAGCTAA
- a CDS encoding type IV pilin-like G/H family protein produces the protein MDFKNVEYIVSLWLRDRHFVKAQNADSNGFTLIEMLVTMIIIGILAAIALPSFISQANKARFAEAKSFVGTMSRLQQAYYLEKQSFTNDIGKLGLGTNLSSSSFTYSVVQGDINGNPSTNASDLKQIITNAAVPSSANLKAFVAVVGIPGVVRIDTVFCIGNFANIAAPLPGALSISGQTMICPTNFSPE, from the coding sequence GTGGATTTCAAAAATGTAGAATATATCGTTAGTTTATGGCTTCGCGATCGCCACTTTGTTAAAGCTCAAAATGCTGACAGTAATGGCTTTACACTGATCGAGATGCTCGTCACGATGATTATTATTGGTATTTTAGCGGCGATCGCGCTCCCCTCATTTATCAGTCAAGCCAACAAAGCTAGATTTGCTGAAGCTAAGTCTTTCGTTGGTACGATGAGCCGCTTACAGCAAGCCTATTATCTAGAAAAACAGAGCTTTACTAATGACATTGGCAAGTTAGGATTAGGCACAAATTTGTCATCAAGTTCCTTCACTTACAGTGTTGTGCAGGGTGACATTAATGGAAATCCCAGTACAAATGCCTCAGATTTAAAGCAAATCATTACTAATGCTGCCGTACCATCCTCCGCAAATCTCAAAGCTTTTGTCGCTGTTGTAGGCATTCCTGGGGTAGTAAGGATCGATACAGTTTTTTGTATTGGTAATTTTGCTAATATTGCCGCACCCTTGCCTGGAGCCTTAAGCATATCAGGACAAACTATGATCTGTCCTACCAACTTTTCCCCTGAATAA
- a CDS encoding type IV pilin-like G/H family protein, with amino-acid sequence MKSEFKTKLIQHILNKKGSEKGFTLIELLVVIIIIGILAAIALPSFLNQASKARQSEGKTYVGSTNRSQQAYYLEKQSFATDLTTLSLGIASSTSNYNYATIGAGKGNTGTNANAISSAIARDVSLKSYGGAVNLATPAGTNEATTLATLCEAEKASVNGGATTFVVTTHVSLSTTAAPACVTQGTTGYISVQ; translated from the coding sequence ATGAAATCTGAATTCAAGACTAAGCTCATTCAACACATTCTCAATAAAAAAGGCTCTGAAAAGGGCTTCACTCTGATCGAACTTCTCGTCGTTATCATCATCATCGGTATTCTTGCAGCGATCGCGCTTCCTTCCTTCCTCAACCAAGCTTCCAAAGCTCGTCAGTCTGAAGGCAAGACCTACGTTGGTTCAACGAACCGTTCTCAACAAGCCTACTACTTAGAGAAACAGTCGTTTGCAACCGATCTTACCACCTTGTCTCTGGGTATTGCTTCATCAACATCTAACTACAACTATGCCACCATTGGTGCTGGCAAAGGTAATACGGGTACTAATGCCAATGCTATTAGCAGTGCTATTGCAAGAGATGTCAGCTTAAAATCCTACGGTGGTGCTGTTAACCTTGCTACTCCTGCAGGTACTAACGAAGCTACAACTTTAGCTACTTTGTGTGAAGCAGAAAAGGCATCGGTTAACGGTGGAGCTACAACCTTTGTAGTTACTACGCATGTTTCTCTCTCCACCACTGCTGCTCCAGCCTGCGTTACCCAAGGTACTACAGGTTATATTTCAGTTCAATAA